Proteins co-encoded in one Zalophus californianus isolate mZalCal1 chromosome 9, mZalCal1.pri.v2, whole genome shotgun sequence genomic window:
- the KRT84 gene encoding keratin, type II cuticular Hb4: MSCHSYRVSSGCHMGNFSSYSAVSPQNRFRASSVSCRSGPSFGGLGSFGSRSVITFGSCSPRRAAVGPRPIRCGVGFGAGRGMAFGFGDGSGAGLGFGARSCVGLGFGAGSGLGYGFGYRVGGVGVPAAPSITAVTVNQSLLTPLNLEIDPNAQRVKKDEKEQIKTLNNKFASFIDKVRFLEQQNKLLETKWNFLQEQKCARSNLEPLFENYITNLQRHLDIANSDRARFEAERNHMQDVLEGFKKKYEEEVGFRANAENEFVALKKDVDTAFLSKSDLEANADTLTQEIDFLKTLYMAEIQLLQSHISETSVIVKMDNSRDLNIDGIIDEIKAQYEEVARHSRADAEAWYQTKYEEMRVTAGQHCDNLRNTRDEINELTRLIQRLKAEIEHAKAQRAKMEAAVAETEQQGEAALNDAKCKLADLEGALQQAKQDMARQLREYQELMNVKLALDIEIATYRRLLEGEEIRICEGVGPVNISVSSSRGGIVCGPEPLVASSALSHSGVTFSGSSGIRSGGTCGSSLGGAQVIKASGDLLRAGSRGGSVLMGEACAPSTPCLLSTEGGFSSCSGGRSSRSSSVRFVSTTTSHQTKY; this comes from the exons ATGTCTTGCCACTCCTACCGAGTCAGCTCTGGGTGCCACATGGGCAACTTCAGCTCTTACTCCGCAGTGAGCCCCCAGAACCGCTTCCGGGCCAGCTCTGTCTCCTGCAGGAGTGGGCCCAGCTTCGGGGGCCTTGGCAGCTTTGGTAGTCGGAGCGTCATCACTTTTGGATCGTGCTCACCCCGGAGAGCAGCTGTAGGCCCCCGTCCCATCCGCTGTGGAGTTGGCTTTGGTGCTGGCAGGGGGATGGCCTTTGGCTTTGGTGATGGGAGCGGTGCTGGTCTGGGCTTTGGGGCCAGAAGTTGTGTTGGTCTGGGATTTGGAGCCGGCAGTGGCCTTGGCTATGGCTTTGGTTACAGAGTTGGAGGAGTTGGAGTTCCAGCAGCCCCATCTATCACAGCAGTGACTGTTAACCAGAGCCTGCTGACCCCCCTCAACCTGGAGATTGATCCCAATGCCCAGAGGGTGaagaaggatgagaaggagcaAATCAAGACCCTCAACAACAAATTTGCCTCCTTCATTGACAAG GTGCGGTTCCTGGAACAGCAGAATAAGCTCCTAGAGACCAAGTGGAACTTCCTCCAAGAGCAGAAATGTGCCAGGAGCAACCTGGAGCCCCTCTTCGAGAATTATATCACCAACCTGCAGAGGCACCTGGACATAGCAAACAGTGACCGGGCCCGGTTTGAGGCTGAGAGAAACCACATGCAGGATGTCCTTGAGGGTTTCAAGAAGAA GTATGAAGAAGAGGTAGGATTCCGGGCCAATGCTGAGAATGAGTTTGTGGCTCTGAAGAAG GATGTGGATACAGCTTTCTTAAGTAAGTCTGACCTAGAAGCCAATGCGGATACCCTAACTCAGGAAATTGACTTTCTGAAAACCCTATATATGGCG GAAATCCAGTTGCTGCAGTCACACATCTCAGAGACATCGGTCATCGTGAAGATGGACAACAGCCGGGACCTGAACATTGATGGAATCATCGACGAAATCAAGGCCCAGTATGAAGAGGTCGCCAGGCACAGTCGGGCTGATGCTGAGGCCTGGTACCAGACCAAG TACGAGGAGATGCGGGTGACAGCTGGCCAACACTGTGACAACCTGCGCAACACACGGGATGAGATCAATGAGCTGACCCGCCTGATCCAGAGACTGAAGGCAGAGATTGAGCATGCCAAGGCTCAG CGAGCCAAGATGGAGGCTGCAGTGGCCGAGACAGAGCAACAGGGCGAGGCGGCCCTCAACGATGCCAAGTGCAAGCTGGCGGATCTGGAGGGCGCCCTGCAGCAGGCCAAGCAGGACATGGCCCGGCAGCTGCGCGAGTACCAGGAGCTGATGAACGTCAAGCTGGCCCTGGACATTGAGATCGCCACCTACAGGCGCCTGCTGGAGGGCGAGGAGATCCG gaTCTGCGAAGGTGTTGGACCAGTAAACATAT CCGTGAGCAGCTCCCGGGGCGGTATTGTGTGTGGGCCTGAGCCCCTGGTCGCCAGCTCTGCCCTCTCCCACAGTGGAGTCACCTTCTCGGGCAGCAGTGGCATCCGGTCCGGCGGCACCTGTGGCTCCAGCCTGGGCGGGGCCCAGGTCATCAAGGCCAGCGGGGACCTGCTGCGCGCGGGCTCCCGAGGTGGCTCGGTGCTCATGGGCGAGGCTTGCGCCCCCAGCACCCCCTGCCTGCTGTCCACCGAGGGGGGCTTCAGCAGCTGCAGTGGGGGCCGAAGCAGCCGCAGCTCCAGCGTCCGCTTCGtgtccaccaccacctcccatcAGACCAAGTACTGA